The genomic segment GCTGATCCTGCCGAACGGGCGCAACATCGAGCTGCACTGGGAGTTCTGGCAGTTCGTGCTCGGCAGCTCCTACATCCTGGTGCCGATCCTGCTCGCGCTGGTACTGCTGGTCCGCTGGGCGGTGCTCCGGCGCCGGCGCCCGGTTCCGCCACCACCCCCGGAACCGGCCGTCGAAGAGCATGTCGACGTTACGCCTGCGCGCTGACGTGCGCTGGTGGCCCGCCGCCGCGCTGGCGGGCGCCGCGCTCGCGGTCGGTGTCGCGGCGTGGCTGCTGGGCTGGCACCTCGGGGCCGACAGCGCGGTCTACCGGGCCGGCGCGCTCACCATGTTCAAGGGCGAGCCGCTCTACGTCCGTGAGCACCTGACCACGCTGCCGCCGTGGGTGCGGCTGCCGTTCACCTACCCACCGGCCGCCGCGCTGTTGTTCTCGCCGCTGGTACTGGTGCCGCCGGGCCTGGTGTGGGGCGTGATCGGCGCGCTGTCGGTGCTGGGGCTGGCGGTCGTGGTGAAGATCAGCCGCCGGTCGGCGACCTGGCCTGTCGTGGCCGGGCTGACCGTGGCGGCGTTCGCGCTCGAGCCGGTCTGGAAGACGGTGTTCCTCGGGCAGATCAACCTGATCCTGATGGCGTTGATCATGTTGGACGTGCTGGTCATTTCGGCTCGTGGTTCGCGCTGGGGCGGGGTACTGGTCGGGGTCGCGGCGGCGGTGAAGCTGACCCCGTTGATCTTCATCCCGCACCTCTGGCTCACCGGCAGGCGTGCCGACGCCCTGCGTGCGCTGGGCACGTTCGCGGCCCTGCAGGCGTTGATGTTCGCCGTCATGCCGGTGGACGCGGTGCGGTACTGGACCGAGGCGGCGTCGGACCCCGAGCGGATCGGGGCCACGCACTGGATCTTCAACCAGTCGCTGAACGGCATGCTGGGGCGGGCCACCGAGGTGGCGCCGTGGGGCATGCCGGTGGCGCTGGCGATCGGCGCGCTGCTGGCGGTGCCCGCGGTGTTCCTGGTGGTGCGCTACCACCGGCGCGGGGAGCCGCTGGCCGCGGTGCTGGTGACCGCGTTCACCGCGTTGCTGGTTTCGCCGGTTTCCTGGTCGCACCACTGGGTGTGGGTGGTGCCGCTGCTCGTGCTGCTGGTCGCCGAGCGCCGCTACTGGCTCGCCGCCGCGACGGCGCTGCCGCTGGTCGGCTGCCTGATCATGCTGGTGCCCAACGGCGGCACGACCGAGTTCGGCTGGGGGCCGGTGGAGACCGTGCTCGGCAACGCCTACGTGCTGGCCACCGCGGTCGCACTGGTCGGGCTGGCCGCCCGCGAACTGCGGCGGCCACGGGATTTAGAGTAGGCGCATCATGGACAAACGAACCGGACTGCCCATCGTCGGCATGGTGGGCGGGGGCCAGCTGGCCAGGATGACCCACCAGGCGGCGATCGCGCTCGGCCAGTCGCTGCGGGTGCTGGCCGCCGACGAGAACGACTCGGCTGGCCTGGTCGCCGGGCAGGTGGTGCTCGGGCAGCACACCGACCTGGACAAGCTGCGCGAGTTCGCGTCCACTGTGGACGTGCTCACCTTCGACCACGAGCACGTGCCGGGTGAGCACCTGCAGACGCTGACCTACGAGGGCGTGGTGGTCCGGCCTGGGCCCGACGCGCTGCTCCACGCGCAGGACAAGCTGGTGATGCGCGAGCGCCTGTCGTCCACCGGCATCCCCGGGCCCGCCTTCGCCCGGGTGTCCTCAGTGGACGACGTGGTGGCCTTCGGCTCGGCGCACTCCTGGCCGGTGGTGCTCAAGGCCGCGCGCGGTGGTTACGACGGCCGCGGCGTGTGGATGCTCGACTCGGCCGAGGACGCCGGGAAGCTGGTGCCGGAACTGCTCGCCGCCGGTACGCCGTTGCTGGTGGAGCAGAAGGTCGCCATGCGCCGCGAGCTGGCCGCGCTGGTGGCGCGCTCGCCGTTCGGGCAGGGCGCGGCCTGGCCGGTGGTGGAAACCGTGCAGCGCGACGGGATCAACACCGAGGTGCTCGCCCCCGCGCCCGGGTTGAGCCCGGAACGCCGGCAGCAGGCGCAGGACCTGGCCCTGCGTGTCGCCGCCGACCTCGAGGTGGTCGGCGTGCTGGCCGTCGAGCTGTTCGAGACCGACGAGGGGCTGCTGGTCAACGAACTGGCCATGCGCCCGCACAACTCCGGGCACTGGACCATGGACGGCGCGCGGACCTCGCAGTTCGAGCAGCACCTGCGCGCGGTGCTCGACTACCCGCTCGGGACCACCGGGCTGCTCGCGCCCGTGTGCGTGATGGCGAACGTGCTGGGCGCGCCGGAGGCCCCGCGCATGGGGCCGGACGAACGGCTGCACCACCTGTTCGCGCGGTACCCCGACGTCAAGGTGCACCTCTACGGCAAGGGCGAGCGGCCGGGGCGCAAGCTGGGGCACGTCAACCTGCTCGGCGAGGACCTGGCCGACCTGCGGCACCGCGGGAAGCTGGCCGCGCACTGGCTTTCCCACGCCGAGTGGCTCGACGGCCACGAGATCCATTAGGAGATTCGCGAAAATGTCTGCCGTTGTCGGGCTGATCATGGGCAGTGACTCGGATTGGCCGGTGCTCGAAGCCGCCGCCAAGGCGCTCGACGAGTTCGAGGTGCCGTACGAGGTGGGCGTGTACTCCGCCCACCGCACGCCGCGGCGGATGCTGGACTACGCCGAGTCGGCCGCCGAGCGCGGGCTGAAGGTGATCATCGCCGGGGCCGGTGGCGCGGCGCACCTGCCCGGCATGGTGGCCTCGGCCACGGTGCTGCCGGTGATCGGCGTGCCGGTCCCGCTCAAGTACCTCGACGGCATGGACTCGCTGCTGTCCATCGTGCAGATGCCCGCCGGGATCCCGGTGGCCACGGTTTCCGTCGGCGGGGCGCGCAACGCGGGCCTGCTGGCCGTGCGGGTGCTGGCCACGCACGACGAGAAGCTGCGGGAGCGGATGGTCCGGTTCCAGGCCGACCTGGAGCAGCTGGTGCTGGACAAGGACGCGGCACTGCGGCAGCGGCTTGGCTCCTAGCCCGGTCTTTGTTACTGTCCAGTAACATGACGCTGTTGAACCCGCGCACCTACGAGCCCGCGCACTTCGACGCCGAGACCCGGCGCATCCTGCAGGCCACCATCGACTGGTTCGAAGCGCGTGGCAAGGCGGCGCTGATGGCCGACTACCACGCGCAGACCTGGTACGCGGAGTTCCTGGAGTTCGTCGCCAAGGAGCGCGTGTTCGCCACCCTGCTCACCCCGTCGGGTGACGCGGACGGGAACGAGAACAAGCGCTGGGACACCAGCCGCGTCGCCGCGATGTCCGAGCTGCTCGGGTTCTACGGGTTGAACTACTGGTACGCCTGGCAGGTCACCATCCTCGGCCTCGGCCCGGTGTGGCAGAGCCAGAACGCGGCCGCCCGCGCGAACGCGGCGCAGGTGCTCGAATCCGGCGGGGTGCTCGCTTTCGGACTGTCCGAAAAGGAGCACGGCGCGGACATCTACGCCACCGACATGGTGCTCACCCCGGACGGTGACGGTTTCCGCGCCACCGGCGGCAAGTACTACATCGGCAACGGCAACGTCGCGGGCGTGGTCTCGGTGTTCGGCCGCCGCGCCGACGTCGAAGGTCCCGAGGGGTACGTCTTCTTCACCGCGAACAGCGCGCACCCGAACTACCACCTGATCAAGAACGTGGTGCCCTCGCAGATGTACGTCAGCGAGTTCCGGCTCGAGGACTACCCGGTGCGGGCCGAGGACGTGCTGCACACCGGTCCCGCCGCCTTCGACGCCGCGCTGAACACGGTGAACGTGGGCAAGTTCAACCTCGGCTTCGGCGCGATCGGCATCTGCACGCACGCCCTGTACGAGGCGGTCGCGCACGCGCACGGGCGGCTGCTCTACGGCAACCGCGTGACCGACTTCCCGCACGTGCGGCGGGAACTGGTGGACGCCTACGCCCGGCTGACCGCGATGAAGCTGTTCGCCGACCGCGCGATCGACTACTTCCGCACGGCGGGTCCCGAGGACCGGCGGTACCTGCTGTTCAACCCGATCACCAAGATGAAGGTGACCACCGAGGGCGAGCGGGTGATCGACCTGCTGTGGGACGTCATCGCGGCGAAGGGGTTCGAAAAGGACACCTACTTCTCGGCTGCCTCACGGGACATCCGCGGCCTGCCGAAGCTGGAAGGTACGGTCGCGGTCAACCTGGCGCTGGTGCTGAAGTTCATGCCGGCCTACCTTTTCAACCCGGCTTCGTACGACCCCGTGCCCACGCGCCAGGACGCCGCGGACGACGAGTTCCTCTTCCGCCAGGGCCCGGCGCGGGGCCTCGGCAAGATCCGCTTCCACGACTGGCGCGAGCCCTACTCGCAGTACGCGGACGTGCCGAACGTGGCCCTCTTCCGCTCGCAGGCCGAAGCCTTCTGCACGCTCTTGGCCGAGGCCGCCCCGGACGAGACGCAGCAGAAGGACCTGGACTTCCTGCTCACCCTGGGCGAGCTGTTCACGCTGATCGTCTACGGGCAGCTGATCCTGGAGCAGGCGCGGATCGTCTCGCTGGACACGAACACCATCGACCAGCTCTTCGACGTCTTCGTCCGGGACTTCTCGCGGTACGCCACCGAACTACACGGCCGGGCCTCGTCCACGCCCGCCCAACAGGAATGGGCGCTGTCGCAAATCGTGAAGCCGGCCGCCTCCGACGCCCGCTCCACCCAAATCTGGACCACCGTCGAATCCCTGGCCACCACCTACACCATGCGCCCCTAACCCCCCGAGTTACACACTCACGCACCCGAACCCCACGCTCACGCACCCGAGTTACACGTTCAGGCACGCGAACCCCACGCTCAGGCTTCCGAACCTCACGTTCAGGCACCCGAGTTACACGTTCAGGCGCCTGAACTCCATGTTCGCGCGCCCGAGTTCCACGTTCGCGCGGCTGCAGCCCGCGTTGGCGTGAGAGTTCCGGAGTCCGAGCCCACGAGGTAGCCGATGTCACGAATGTGGCTTTCGAGACGTTCAACGTCCCGAAAGCCACATTCGTGACATCACAGCTGCTCCCGCAGCTTCCGCTTCAGGATCTTCCCCGCTCCCGAGACCGGCAGCTTCTCCACGAAGTGCAGCTCCCGCAACCGTTTGTACGGCAGCACCAGTCCGTTCACCGTCGCCATCAGGTCGGCTTCGGTGGCATCGGCGTGCCCCGCCGCGCGTACGACGAAGGCGACCGGAAGTTCCCCGACGGCTTCATCCGGCCGCCCCACCACAGCGGCGACAGCGACGGCCGGTTGTGCGGCGAGCAGCTCTTCCAGTTCCCGCGGATAGACGTTGTACCCCTTGTAGAGCAGCAGATCCTTCTTACGGTCCACAAGGGACAGATAGCCGTCCTCGTCCAGGGTGCCGATGTCCCCGGTGTGCAGCCAACCGTCCCGCAGTACGTCGGCGGTTTCCTCTGGCCGGTTGTGGTAGCCCGCCATCACCTGCGGCCCGCGCAGGCACACCTCCCCGCGCGAACCCGTCGGCAGCGGCTCCTCCCCGCCCTCCGCGGCGACGATCTTCACCTCCGTGTCGGCCAGCGGCACCCCGACCGTGCCCGGCTTCCGCACCCCCGACCGGAACGCCGGCGCCGCGGCCGCGCCCATGGTCACCTCGGTCAGCCCGTACCCCTCGGCGACCACCGCGTGCGGCAGCCGTTCCCGCAGGGTCTTCAACGTCGAGACCGGCAGCGGCGCGGCCCCCGAGGTGACCAGTCGCACCGACGTCAGGTCACGCGTCTGGAAGTCCGGCGCGGCCAGCAGCGCGGCGAACAACGCGGGCGCGCCACCCATCATCGTGACCCGCAGGCGCTCGGCGTCGGCGAGGTAGGCGGCCGGGTCGAGCCGGTCGTGCAGGACCACGCTGTAGCCGGTGAGCACCGCCGCGTTCAGCGCCGCGATGATTCCCATGGCGTGGAACCACGGCGTCAAATTGATGGTCACCCCGGTGCCCAGCCGCACCGGCCACTCCTCCGCGGCGCCGACCTGGTCGAGCACCAGATCGCCGTCGGCGTTGAGCGCGGGCACGGCCCCGTGGGACCACGAGCTGTACTGCACCGTGTTCACCACCACGTGGTGGTGCGGCAGTCGCACGCCCTTGGAGCGCCCGGTGGTGCCGCCGGTGTAGGCCAGGTGCGCGACGGTCTCGCGGACGTCGAAGGTCACGTCCGGGCGGTGGTCGTTGGCCTCCCGGTAGAAGGCGCTGAACTCGACCGCGCCCGGCGGCAGCTCGCCGATGGGGTTGGCCACCAGCACGACGCGCACCTCGGTGCGGTCGAGCACGCTGGTGAGCAACCCGGACGCTGCGCCGCAGGTCACAGCCACCACGGCGCCACTGTCGGAGAGTTGGGCGGCCAGGTCGTCCGGCGGCAGCAGCGGGTTCGCCGGGGTGCACGTGGCACCCGCGAGCAGCGTCCCGTAGTACGCGATCGGGTAGGACAGGCAGTTCGGCAGGTGGATGGCGACCACGTCACCCGGCCCGACGCCGTGCGCGCCGAGCGCGTTGGCGAAGCGGCAGGCCGAGCGCCAGAGTTGCTCGTGGCTGAGCTGGGCGCCGCCCTGGCGGAAGGCGGTGCGACCGCCGTAGCGGGCGGCCGAGCCGGCGAGTATCGAGCCGACGGGAACCTCGGGGTAGTGCAGTGAGCGCGGGAGACCCGGCGGCGAGGTGATCGACATCACTGCACCGTACGAAGAGTGCGAGCGAGGACACAAGCACCACTCTGTGAACGAGCGCTAACATCGATAGTTGATCCCGCCAACGGAGATGAGGTGGCACGAGTGACTGAGGGCGTCGGGCTGTACCGGCTCGCAGAGGAACACGAGGAGCTGCGTGCCGCCGTGCGGGCGCTCGCGGAGAAGGAGATCGCGCCGCACGCGGCCGATGTCGACGAGAACGAGCGGTACCCCGTCGAGGCCGCCGCGGCGCTGGTGCGCTCCGGGTTCAACGCGGTGCACATCCCCGAGGAGTACGAGGGCCAGGGCGCCGACGCGATCGCCGCGTGCATCGTGATCGAGGAGATCGCCAGGGTCGACGCGTCGGCCTCGCTGATCCCCGCGGTGAACAAGCTGGGCACGCAGCCGATCCTGCTGTCGGCCTCGGAGCAGCTGAAGAAGAACGTACTGCCGTCGATCGCCTCCGGGGACGCTTCGGCGTCGTACGCGCTGTCCGAGCGCGAGGCGGGTTCGGACACCGCCTCGATGCGCACGCGCGCCCGGCTGGAGGGTGACACCTGGGTGCTCAACGGCACCAAGGCGTGGATCACCAACGCCGGCGAATCGACCTGGTACACCGTGATGGCGGTGACCGACCCCGAGGCGGAGAAGAAGGCGAGCGGCATTTCCGCGTTCGTCGTGCACAAGGACGACCCCGGTTTTTCGGTCGGGCCGAAGGAACGCAAACTCGGTATCAAGGGCTCGCCCACGCGGGAGATCTACTTCGAGAACTGCACCATTCCCGAGGACCGCATCATCGGCGAGCCGGGCACGGGCCTGAAGACCGCGCTGCGCACGCTCGACCACACGCGCCCGACCATCGGCGCGCAGGCGCTGGGCATCGCGCAGGGCGCCCTCGACGCGACGCTTGATTACGTGAAGGACCGGCGGCAGTTCGGGAAGTCGATCGCGGACTTCCAGGGCGTGCAGTTCATGCTGGCGGACATGGGCACCAAGATCGAAGCCGCCCGCCACCTGGTCTACGCCTCGGCCGCGGCTTCGGAACGTGGAGACGCACGGGCGGGATTCATGGCCAGCGCGGCGAAGGCTTATGCGTCGGACATCGCCATGTCGGTGACCACGGACGCGGTCCAACTGTTCGGCGGGGCTGGGTACACGCGTGACTTCCCGGTTGAGCGGATGATGCGGGACGCGAAGATCACGCAGATCTATGAGGGTACGAACCAGATTCAGCGGATGGTTATGGCTCGGGCTTTGTTGAAGGGGTAGTTGGTTGTTGGGGGCCACCCCGGTTTTTTAGTGTGACTACGGCGAAGGCCTCGATGTCAAGGCGGGAAAGATGCCTTGACATCGAGGCCTTCGCCGTGTTTTGGGCTTTGGACCGGGGATGGGGGAGGTTGGGTGGGATGGTGGTCCGGTGTCGTTGCCGGGTGGAGGTTTGAGGCGATTGCTGGTGGTGGGGGTGGTCGATGTTCGTCGCTGCTGATGGTGGGCGGCCGGTGGTGGTTGGTTTCGTTGCGCTGCTGGTGGTGGGGGCCGGTTTTAGTTGCTGGGGGACCGGTTCGTGGCTGGGGCGGTCCTTTTGGCGGGATGGTGGCGGCCTTTGTTGGCCGGATGGTCGGGGGTTCTTGTCCCAGGGGCGGGGAGGTGCCGTGAATGTGGCTTTCACGGCACATTCCGCCGTGAATGTGGCTTTCACGGCATGGGTAGTGTCACGAAAGTGGCTTTCGGGGCGTTGGATGTCTCGAAAGCCACATTCGTGACATCGCGGGGGGACACAAATGTGGCTTTCGGGGCCGAATCCGCCCCCAAAGCCACATTTGTGGCATCGGGGGAGGCGAGGGGCGCCGGGGTTAGGGAACGTCTAGTGGGGTGGTGTTCAGGAGTCGGTGTGCTTCCAGGGAGAGTTGCATTTCGAAGCGTGACTCCGGGTTGTTCAAGCGGTCCCCGAACAGTTCCACCAGTTGGTTCAGCCGGTATCTGACCGTTTGCGGGTGGATGTCCAGTGCTTCAGCGACTTCCGGGGTGCTGCCGCGGTACTCGAGCCAGGCCAGCAGTGTGCCGCCCAGGCGGACTTGTTGTTTCGGCGTCAGGCCCGAAAGCGGTGCCAGGGCTCGGGTGCTGAGTTGTCGCAGCAGGAATTCGTCGGTCAGGAGCAGGAGTTTCGCCAGGTGGTCGCCGCTGCTGGTGATGGGGGCGTCGGGCAGGATGTCGCGGTGGACCAGGTCCAGGGTCCGCCGGGCCCAGTGCAGGGAGGTGGCGGCTTCCGCCAGCGGCACGTGCGGGCCGGAGGCGGCGCGCCAGCCGTCCAATTCGGACTTCAGGATCGGCAGGTCGCGTGCGGGGTCCGGGGTGAGCAGGTATGGCTGCGTGCCTTCGAGATCCAGCAGGACATCGGAGTGGAGAGCCGGGGTGTGCGGCCGGTCGATGCACGCTTCCAGTGCCACCAGCGTCACCGACTCGGGGACCGGCCACTCCGCGGCGGCGGCCATGGCGGCGATGGTTTGCCCGGAAGACGGTGGCGTGGTGAGGATGCGCTCCAGCAGGCGCTGCCGCCGTCGCTCGAGTGTGCCGGCGGCGCGGGCCTGCGCCATGGTGTAGCCCTCGACCGAGTAGGCCGAAATCTCGTCCACGAAAGCGAAAATGGCCTCCGCGCTGACGCACATGATCGAGACCGGCAACCGCAGCTTCTGGCCGAAGGCGGAGATGTAGCGCCACGCCGCCCGTCCGCCGACGCGGTAGGCCGACTGCAGCGAGTCCAGGCTGCGCCCGTCGTTGTACACCCGGCGGCCGATCGCGCGGAACAGTTCGTCCCACTTCTGCTCGGCGATGCCGCGGCCCTCGATGCTGTCGATGCAGTTGAGCACCGCCCGCTCGATACCGACGGTGATCACCTTGCCGAACTGGCCCTCCAGCGGCTGCGCGTACTCGGGCACGGCCCGCTGGATCTCTTCGAGGATGGTCCTGGCCAACTGGTCCGAGTGCGGCCGGAACCGTCTCGCCACCTCGCCGGGAAGCGAAAACCAGAGGCTTTGCGAATGGCTCGCCGGTCCCTCCGGTGCCGGGACCTGCTGCCTCACCGAACTGTCGCTTGCCGGGTGCATACCGCCCCCTTTGCTCGCAGTAGTTTTCCACGCTGATCACGTACCGCGCCGGAAGTACTTACTCACGGTCAGAACTGTTCTGGCAACCCTTGTGTCCGACGCCTCACGAGAACTTGTCAGCACCCGCGTGTGGCGGCAATGATCTTTATCCTTTTTTGCTAAACGCCACCCTTTCGGGTGTACGGCCGTTGCGCTGGGTGGTCGCCTGCGCCGGGGTGAGCATCGTTAACGGGAAACTTGTGCCCCCGGTGACAAGGGGGAATCCCACGCCTTCTCGGCGTTGATTGCGGACTGCTACCTTCCGGTCTGGCGAGGTCCGGCAGCGGGAACATTCCCCGGGCGCCTTTCACGAAACATATTCACTTTCGGCGAGGAGGTTTTCGCGCGCATGATCCGCCGGGCGAAATGGGTGGTTTGCCAGTTGCTCGTGGTGGTGCTGCTGGGCAGTGGGGCAGCGGCCGCCGCGGGCGGGGACGGGTTCACCACCCGGTTCGTCACCGTGCCCGCGGCCGACGGCGTGGGGCTGGGCGCCATGGTGCTCGAACCCCGGACCCCCGGGCCGCACCCGGTGGCGGTGTTGATCAGCGCGTGGGGCGGCGGTGCCACGCAGAACGTCATCCCGGCCAAGAACCTCGCCGACCGCGGTTACCTGGTGGTGGCCTACGGCGCCAGGGGATTCGGGGAATCCGGTGGCGCGGTCGAGGTCGCCGGGGCCGCCGACATCGCGGACGTGTCCACGGTCATCGACTGGGCGCTGGCGAACACCGCCGCCGACCCGGCGCGCGTCGGGGTCGGCGGGGTGTCCTACGGCGCCGGGATCGGCCTGATCGCCGCCGGGGCCGACGCCCGGATCCGGGCCGTGGCCTCGCTCAGCGGCTGGGCGGACCTGGCCGAGTCGCTGTCGCAGAACGAGACGCGGCACGGCCTGGCCGGACTGGTGCTCTACCTGTCCGGAAAGGCGAACGGGACGCTCAGCGCGGAAACCGAGAAGATGCTGACGAAATTCCTCACGCCGCACCTCTCCGACGCCGATTCCGAAGCCATCATCGAATGGTCGAAACCGAGATCGGCGGTCAGTCACCTGAACCGGATCAATGCCCATCGCCCGGCCGTGCTCACCATTCAGACCTGGAGTGAAACGGTATTCCCGCCGGATCAGATGGTATCGCTCTACCAGTCGCTGAGCGGCCCGAAACGAGCCGAATTCGTGCCGGGCGATCACGCTTCCAGCGAATCCGGCGGACTGCTCGGGCTGCCCAGTGAGACCTGGGACTCGGTGTACCGCTGGTTCGACGCCCACGTCGCGGGCACCGACGACAGCATCACCCGCGAGAACCCCATCGTCACCCGCGCCCGCCCCGGCACGCAGGAGCCCGAGACCCACCCCGACTGGGCCTCGGCGGTCGGCGAACCGTCCAGGTGGGAGCTGCCGCCGGCGGAGTTCACCCTCGGCCGTGACACCCCGGCCAACGGCGGGGTGCCGCTGGCCACCTACAGCCTCGAAGCCCTGACCGGTGACCCGCCGACCGCCTTCCTGCCGCTGGTGAGCAAGCGGGACGCGGCGATCTGGCAGCAGGCACCCAGGACCACGCCGACGCACATCCGCGGCGCGCTCCAGGCGCGGTTCACCGTCACGCCGCCCGCGCGGACCGGGACCGTGGTCGCCTACGTGTACGACGTGGACCAGTTCGGCGTCGGCAGGCTGATCAACTACCTGCCCTACAGCTGGAAGGACGCCGAACCCGGCCGTCCACTGAGGATCGACCTGGCGTTCGCCCCGACCGCCTACACCGTGCCCGCCGGGCACCGCGTGGCTCTGGTCACCGACTCGAAGGACCCGCTCTTCCTGGACTGGAACCTCGAAGAGGGCGAACTCGCCTTCTCCGGTCCCTCCTGGCTCGACATTCCGACGAAGGGATCGCAGGGATGACCGCGTTCACCACACTTCGCGCCGACGGCATCACCTGGGACGCGCTGCCGCTGCGGTTGTTCGACAAGGGCAACGCCAAGTTCTGGAACCCGCGTGACCTCGACTTCGACCAGGACGCCAAGGACTGGGCCGCGCTCTCGGAGGAACAGCGCTTCGTGGCGACCATGCTCTGCGCGCAGTTCGCCGGTGGCGAAGAGTCCGTGACGCACGAGATCCAGCCGTTCATCGCCGCGATGCGCGCCGAAGGCCGCTTCGCCGACGAGATGTACCTGACCCAGTTCTGCCTCGAAGAAGCCAAGCACACGCAGGTGTTCCGGCTCTGGCTGGACGCGGTCGGCGTGGACGAGGACCTGCACTCCCACGTCGAGAACAACCCGGGCTACCGCGCGATCTTCTACGACGAGCTGCCCACCGCGCTGGGCCGCCTGCACGACGATCCCAGCCCGGAGAACCAGGTCCGCGCGTCGGTGGTCTACAACCACGTCGTCGAAGGCGTGCTGGCGCTGACCGGCTACTTCGTCTGGAACCGGGCGTGCCGCGCGCACGGCATCCTGCCCGGCATGCAGGCGCTCATCCGGCACATCGGGGACGACGAGCGCCGCCACATGGCCTGGGGCACCTTCACCTGCCGCCGCCACGTCGCCGCCGACGACCGGAACTGGGACGTGGTCCAGGAACAGATGCAAGCACTGCTGCCCCACGCGATCGCGCAGATCGAGTGGACCACGCGGCAGTTCGACGGCGACCCCTTCGACCTGCGGTTGGACGGGGTCATGGAGTACGCGGCCGGGCACGCGATGCGGCGGCTGCGAGCGATCGAGGCAGCACGTGGCATGCCGGTGGAACGAATCGACGTGGACTACAGCCCGGAACGACTCGAGGAGGAGTTCCACACCGAGGACGAACAAGCGCTCGGCGACTGAGCGGAGGCGGCCGTGGTCAGCCAGGACAGTGCGGTTCGGGGTCGCGCGGTGGTCCCGACGCTGGTGGTGATCGCCCTCGGCGGGTTCGTCACCAGCCTGGACAACAACATCGTGGCCGCCGGCGTGCCGTCGATGGCCCGTGAGCTCGGCCTCGGCCTGGACGAGCTGCAGTGGGTCAGCATCGGCTACATGCTGCCGTTCGCCGCGTTGCTGCTGGTGGCCGGGGTGCTGGTCGACCGGCTCGGGCAGGCCCGCACGCTGGTGGCCGGGCTGATCGGCTTCG from the Amycolatopsis magusensis genome contains:
- a CDS encoding R2-like ligand-binding oxidase, encoding MTAFTTLRADGITWDALPLRLFDKGNAKFWNPRDLDFDQDAKDWAALSEEQRFVATMLCAQFAGGEESVTHEIQPFIAAMRAEGRFADEMYLTQFCLEEAKHTQVFRLWLDAVGVDEDLHSHVENNPGYRAIFYDELPTALGRLHDDPSPENQVRASVVYNHVVEGVLALTGYFVWNRACRAHGILPGMQALIRHIGDDERRHMAWGTFTCRRHVAADDRNWDVVQEQMQALLPHAIAQIEWTTRQFDGDPFDLRLDGVMEYAAGHAMRRLRAIEAARGMPVERIDVDYSPERLEEEFHTEDEQALGD
- a CDS encoding helix-turn-helix domain-containing protein produces the protein MARRFRPHSDQLARTILEEIQRAVPEYAQPLEGQFGKVITVGIERAVLNCIDSIEGRGIAEQKWDELFRAIGRRVYNDGRSLDSLQSAYRVGGRAAWRYISAFGQKLRLPVSIMCVSAEAIFAFVDEISAYSVEGYTMAQARAAGTLERRRQRLLERILTTPPSSGQTIAAMAAAAEWPVPESVTLVALEACIDRPHTPALHSDVLLDLEGTQPYLLTPDPARDLPILKSELDGWRAASGPHVPLAEAATSLHWARRTLDLVHRDILPDAPITSSGDHLAKLLLLTDEFLLRQLSTRALAPLSGLTPKQQVRLGGTLLAWLEYRGSTPEVAEALDIHPQTVRYRLNQLVELFGDRLNNPESRFEMQLSLEAHRLLNTTPLDVP
- a CDS encoding alpha/beta fold hydrolase codes for the protein MIRRAKWVVCQLLVVVLLGSGAAAAAGGDGFTTRFVTVPAADGVGLGAMVLEPRTPGPHPVAVLISAWGGGATQNVIPAKNLADRGYLVVAYGARGFGESGGAVEVAGAADIADVSTVIDWALANTAADPARVGVGGVSYGAGIGLIAAGADARIRAVASLSGWADLAESLSQNETRHGLAGLVLYLSGKANGTLSAETEKMLTKFLTPHLSDADSEAIIEWSKPRSAVSHLNRINAHRPAVLTIQTWSETVFPPDQMVSLYQSLSGPKRAEFVPGDHASSESGGLLGLPSETWDSVYRWFDAHVAGTDDSITRENPIVTRARPGTQEPETHPDWASAVGEPSRWELPPAEFTLGRDTPANGGVPLATYSLEALTGDPPTAFLPLVSKRDAAIWQQAPRTTPTHIRGALQARFTVTPPARTGTVVAYVYDVDQFGVGRLINYLPYSWKDAEPGRPLRIDLAFAPTAYTVPAGHRVALVTDSKDPLFLDWNLEEGELAFSGPSWLDIPTKGSQG